In a single window of the Pelagibacterium sp. 26DY04 genome:
- a CDS encoding microcin C ABC transporter permease YejB encodes MAAYILRRLLLMIPTVFGIMVVSFLVIQFAPGGPVEQAIARYSGMETSALSRVTGAAEGDFAGQGTVGATAAEGSGGQQGAYRGARGLSPAFIAQLEEQYGFDKPPLERFFSMIWDFLRFDFGESYYRDISVIDLIVEKMPVSISLGFWMLLISYGISIPLGIAKAVRDGTRFDIWTSGVVIVGYAIPGFLFAILLIVLFAGGSFWSIFPLRGLTSANFASMPWYSQILDYAWHMALPIAAMAIGAFATSTLLVKNSFLDEIRKQYVTTARAKGLTENRVLYGHVFRNAMLIVIAGFPGAFIGAFFGGSLLIETIFSLDGLGLLGFQSVLNRDYPVIFATLYIFSLVGLILGLISDLTYMWIDPRIDFETREV; translated from the coding sequence ATGGCGGCCTATATCCTGCGACGCCTGCTGTTGATGATCCCGACCGTGTTCGGGATCATGGTGGTGTCGTTCCTCGTCATCCAGTTCGCGCCGGGCGGGCCCGTGGAGCAGGCGATCGCGCGCTATTCGGGGATGGAGACCTCCGCGCTTTCACGGGTGACGGGTGCTGCCGAGGGCGATTTCGCCGGGCAAGGCACGGTCGGTGCGACGGCGGCCGAAGGCTCTGGCGGCCAACAAGGCGCCTATCGCGGCGCGCGCGGGCTCTCGCCCGCCTTCATCGCGCAGCTCGAGGAGCAATACGGGTTCGATAAGCCCCCGCTCGAGCGGTTCTTCTCGATGATCTGGGACTTTCTGCGCTTCGATTTCGGGGAATCGTACTACCGCGACATCTCGGTGATCGATCTGATCGTCGAGAAGATGCCGGTCTCGATTTCGCTGGGCTTTTGGATGCTGCTGATCTCCTACGGCATCTCCATCCCGCTGGGGATCGCCAAGGCGGTGCGCGACGGGACGCGGTTCGACATCTGGACCTCGGGCGTGGTGATCGTCGGCTATGCCATCCCCGGGTTCCTGTTCGCCATTTTGCTGATCGTGCTGTTTGCGGGCGGCAGCTTCTGGTCGATCTTTCCCCTGCGCGGGCTGACATCGGCCAATTTCGCGTCCATGCCGTGGTACAGCCAGATACTCGATTATGCCTGGCACATGGCACTGCCGATCGCAGCGATGGCGATCGGGGCGTTCGCGACCTCGACGCTGCTGGTCAAGAACTCGTTCCTCGATGAAATCCGCAAGCAATATGTGACCACGGCTCGGGCCAAGGGGCTGACCGAGAACCGGGTGCTCTACGGGCATGTGTTCCGCAACGCCATGCTGATCGTGATCGCCGGATTTCCTGGCGCATTCATCGGGGCGTTTTTCGGGGGATCGCTGCTGATCGAGACGATCTTTTCGCTCGACGGGTTGGGGCTCCTTGGGTTCCAGTCAGTGCTCAACCGCGATTACCCGGTGATCTTTGCCACCCTCTACATCTTCTCGCTGGTGGGGCTGATCCTGGGGCTGATCTCGGACCTCACCTATATGTGGATCGATCCGCGGATCGATTTCGAGACGCGGGAGGTCTGA